DNA from Archaeoglobus veneficus SNP6:
ATCAGGTTCTCCTCCGGCTCAGGGTACGTCTCGAAGAATATTGATTCCCCAGCCTTCGATCCAACAATTACCTCCCTTGCCTGTTCAAACTCCTTAATGAAGTGCTGGTAAATCCACTCCGCAAGGAATGGAGCATATGGAGCAATAATCTTTGTAACTTTGTCAACAACCCGGAGAATTGTAGCATACGCAGCAATCTTCGACGGCGAATCCTTCTCCTCCCAGACCCTCGGCCTTATTAACTGAACGTACCAGCGGCTGAAGTCTTCAACGATAAAATCGAAGAAAGCTCTTACGACCCTGTGAAGCTGATAGTTCTCAAGCGCCTCTACAGCCAGCTTGTTCAGACTTTCAAGCTTCGAGATTATCCACCTGTCCTCCACCGTCTGATGTTTCTCGTATTCAAAATCTGCTAAAATGCTGGAAATGAAGTCCTTCCTGTCAAGGCTCATATACATATAAGCGAATCTGACAGCGTTCCAGAATATGTTCAGCATTCTGTTGTAGTTCTTCGCCTCCTCCCAGCTGAAGCGTAAATCCTCCCACAGCGCGGAAGAGAGAACGTAAAGGCGGAACGCATCGACCCCAATCTTCTCGACCACTTCTTCAGGTTCTACGACGTTGCCGAGGCTCTTGCTCATCTTCCTGCCCTGCTCATCTAGCGTGAAGCCGTGCATCAGCACGGTTTTGTAAGGAGCTCTGTTGAACGCCACAACACTCGCTCCAAGCTGCGAGTAGAACCATCCTCTGGTCTGATCGTGTCCTTCGGTGATGAAGTCCGCAGGCCATAGCCTCTCGAAGTCCTCCTTCTTCCTCGGGAAGTGCAGAGTAGCCCATGAAGCGACTCCGCTGTCGAACCAGACATCAAAAACATCGGCAACGCGCCGCATTGTTCCTCCGCACTCGCACTCGAAGGTTACTTCATCGATCTTCGGGCGATGAAGATCTAAATCGCTCTCCCACGGAACGTCATCAATGCTCCCAACAACCTTCATCGCTCCACACTTTTCACATATCCAGACGGGAATTGGGATTCCCCAGTAGCGCTGCCTGCTTATACACCAATCCTTCGCGTTGCTGACCCAGTCCTTAAAGCGGGCCATGCCCGCCCATTCAGGAATCCATCTGACTGCATCGATTTCCTTCAGCATGACCTCCTTGAGTTCGCTCACTTTGAGGAACCACTGTTCGGTGGCGCGATATATTATGGGGCTCTTGCATCTCCAGCAGTGGCCGTATCGGTGTACTATGGTTTCTTCTGCAAGGAGAAGATCTCTTGCTTTCAAATCGTCGATAATGACTCTATTCGCCTCTCTAACGTTCAAGCCAGCGTACTTACCCGCCTTGTCGGTGTAAACACCCCTGTCATCAACAGGGTTGAAGACTGGCAGGCCGTGCTGCATCCCGAGCTCGTAGTCCTCAAGACCATGGCCAGGGGCTATGTGGACACAGCCTGTGTTCTCTGCAGAAACGAAGTCGGCCATATAAACCGCATGCTTCCACTGCTTCTGTATCGGCACCTCTTCGACAAGAGGGTGCTCGTACTCAAGGCCAACGAGGTCTTCGCCAAGGTGAGTCTCAATTACTTCCCAGAGCTCGTATCCACCCTTCTTGAGAACGTTCTCGGCAAGCTCTTTCGCCATGATGAGGTATTCTATCTTGCCATCGCGCATGGCCTTTATCGTGGCGTACTCCAAACCGGGATGGACAGCAACAGCAATGTTCGCTGGCAGAGTCCACGGTGTGGTCGTCCAGATAACTATGTAAGTATCATTCTTGCCCTTTATCGGGAACTTTACGTAAATTGACGGGTCTTCCTCGTCCCAGTATTCAACCTCAGCATCGGCCAGAGCTGTCTCACAACGGGGACACCAGTTGACGACCATCTGTTTTCTCTCAAGCAATCCTCTATCGTAGGCCTGCTTTATCGTCCACCACGCCGCGTTGATGTAATCAGCTTTGATTGTCATGTACGGGTTATCCCAGTTCATCCATACGCCGAGCCTCTTGAACTGCTGTGTCATGGCGCTCTTGTTTTGCAAAGCATACTCCATGCAGCGGGCAACGAACTTCTCTATGCCGTAGCTCTCGATGTCCCTCTTCGTTTTGAAGCCAAGTTCCTGCTCCACCTTAACCTCGATAGGTAAGCCATGCATGTCCCAGCCGGGGATGTCGATAACCTTGAATCCACGCATTCGCTTGAATCTCAGCACTGTATCCTTTATCACCTTGTTCCATGCAGTGCCGAGATGAATTCGACCAGTCGTGTAGGGAGGGCCATCAACGAAGAAGAACTCGTTATCTCCTCGTTGCCTGACTTTTTCGTAAATTTCTTTATCCTTCCAGAATTTTGAGATTTCCTCCTCAACATCCTTTGGAGAGTAAATGCTCGGGAAGGTCATGTTCGCCAGTCAATTTGAATGGTTAAAATATTTTTGCGCCTCTTTCACTATCAATTCATCATTACAATTCCGGAACTATTATTATATAAGAATGTATAACAAACCGTATATGCTTCCAAATGAGATACTGATGTACATGGGTCTGCTGTTGTTTATTGCGTCTCTCGCATCACTGAATATCCTTCTCTTCAACAAGGATGAGATTGGAGAAGTCATGAGCAACAAAGTCCGCGAATTTGCGAAAATCATCTACGCTGTTGGTTATTCCACCGTTTTTGCATGGCTCGCCGGAACGATGTATGTAACGTCGAGGGGAGATCGGGAGGTTTTAGCAGTTATGATGGAACTATCGAGCACAATCCTCTGGATTGTTCTGCTCGCGCTCAACATCTTCTTTACTATCATCGCTCTGAAAGCGGGATTCAAGTTTGGACTCTGTCGTGACTTTATCGATGCGCTCACGTATTCTGCGGTCGTAGTCCTGTTTTTTGACAGTTTCCCCGTGGACGTAAATCTTGGAGTTATGATCTCGACTGTCTGTGTGGTAACGATCCTGTATTTCATGAGTTTGATATATACATACAAGAGCATATTTGAGGAACTCATAATTCCCGTAAACCTCTACGAATCCTTTCTCGGACTCGCAGCGTTCTCCCTTCTGGTATCACTCACCTACTTAGCCCACTTCTTCAATCTACAGGCCGTGTGGGGTCTTATAAGTGTTGGATATCTCGTACTTACAATAGCAATGCTGTACACTGTGCTCAGACTCCGCGATGTCGTGAGACTCGCAGCCTGAAACAGGACAAGGGATATATACCCCTTACAGGTCATTAAATAAAAAGAAATTAAAGGGAGATTGGGTTGAAGGGGGCCAAAAAGTTCGACGACTGGATGGACTTGAAGCCCGTTACGGATGAGGAGTTTGAAGAACTGTTGAACGACCCTCCAAGAAGAAATAAAAGAAAAAGAAGGCGTTAAACAAATTTTTTATTTTATTTGCTATTTCCTTATAAAATCTTTAAACTTCTCCTTAGCTTTGTCCATGAGTCTATTATCCTCAAGAATCTTCGCCGCCACGTCTTTTGGAACATCAAGAATTCCAGAAATCGTTTCAACAATCTCTTTCGTCTTTTTCTGCCCTATTTCCGCAAGTGCCTTTGCAGCCTCAACCCTAACGTCGAGACTTTCGTCTTTAAGAGCCTTAGCCAGAGCGTCTACCGCCCTCTCGTCGGCTATTCTGGCAAGAGCCTTAACTGCAGCCTTTC
Protein-coding regions in this window:
- the ileS gene encoding isoleucine--tRNA ligase, translating into MTFPSIYSPKDVEEEISKFWKDKEIYEKVRQRGDNEFFFVDGPPYTTGRIHLGTAWNKVIKDTVLRFKRMRGFKVIDIPGWDMHGLPIEVKVEQELGFKTKRDIESYGIEKFVARCMEYALQNKSAMTQQFKRLGVWMNWDNPYMTIKADYINAAWWTIKQAYDRGLLERKQMVVNWCPRCETALADAEVEYWDEEDPSIYVKFPIKGKNDTYIVIWTTTPWTLPANIAVAVHPGLEYATIKAMRDGKIEYLIMAKELAENVLKKGGYELWEVIETHLGEDLVGLEYEHPLVEEVPIQKQWKHAVYMADFVSAENTGCVHIAPGHGLEDYELGMQHGLPVFNPVDDRGVYTDKAGKYAGLNVREANRVIIDDLKARDLLLAEETIVHRYGHCWRCKSPIIYRATEQWFLKVSELKEVMLKEIDAVRWIPEWAGMARFKDWVSNAKDWCISRQRYWGIPIPVWICEKCGAMKVVGSIDDVPWESDLDLHRPKIDEVTFECECGGTMRRVADVFDVWFDSGVASWATLHFPRKKEDFERLWPADFITEGHDQTRGWFYSQLGASVVAFNRAPYKTVLMHGFTLDEQGRKMSKSLGNVVEPEEVVEKIGVDAFRLYVLSSALWEDLRFSWEEAKNYNRMLNIFWNAVRFAYMYMSLDRKDFISSILADFEYEKHQTVEDRWIISKLESLNKLAVEALENYQLHRVVRAFFDFIVEDFSRWYVQLIRPRVWEEKDSPSKIAAYATILRVVDKVTKIIAPYAPFLAEWIYQHFIKEFEQAREVIVGSKAGESIFFETYPEPEENLIDLELERSMEIAKEIFEAASNARQKAKRKLRWPLRLLVVEGDEDVERAVKDLESIIKSQCNVKEVKYVREFEKGVVAKPNYKAIGPLLKDKAKDFAAYVSKLGSREIDEIMRSGTIEFEGMELKADEVLNVEYTLPEGYVAAELSKGNVYLYTVIDEELERECYAREVVRRIQEMRKELDLNVEEFIDVTVDMPAELVRGWEDYIKRETRARNLEFRKAEGYVKEWDIEGKKVAIGIKRLDTEGVQ
- a CDS encoding HEAT repeat domain-containing protein — protein: MFNFLKPNVEKLKERRDVKGLIKALSHKDVTIRVEAARALADVGDPSAVEALTEALRDDSTDVRKAAVKALARIADERAVDALAKALKDESLDVRVEAAKALAEIGQKKTKEIVETISGILDVPKDVAAKILEDNRLMDKAKEKFKDFIRK